The following is a genomic window from Lysinibacillus sp. JNUCC-52.
ATGGGGAAATGAAAGTTGTATTAGTCAATTTATTTATTGCTGCTGTAGCAATCTTCCTCATATTATTTGTTTCTGGCTTCGCATTAATTTTAGTTGTCGCAACAATTTTCTCTACGGCAACAACACTTATTCGTCCAGCAGTCAACACACTGATTTCTAAGCTTGCTGGCAATGAGCAAGGCTTAGCCGCTGGACTTACCAATGCCTATATGAGTCTTGGAAATATGATTGGTCCTGCACTTGCGGGTCTTTTATTTGACTGGGATATGAACAGTCCGTATATATTCGGGTCGATTATTTTAATGACATGCTTCTTACTAGCGCTCATTTGGACCGTAAAAAAGGCTCCACATCTTATGCATCCTGATTCAAATTAGTCCATTGACAATTATTTCAAATATGGTACATTTATTATCGAAAAATTAAATCGTTTAACACCACTAGGGGAGTCTTTACAAGGCTGAGACGTATATGTTCATATACGGACCCTTTGAACCTGATCTAGTTCACACTAGCGGAGGGAAGTGGCGACACTTGCTTTTGTGTAATTTAAAAATGCAAGGCCGCTTCCTTTCGTTACTAGGAAGCGGCTTTTTTGTATTCATCAGGCAGTGCTATCGGCGATTTGTCCGATTTTATCGGCGATTTTGTGAGGTCTCTCGGCGATTTGCCCCGTTTTATCGGCGATTTCTCACATTTTATCGGCGATTCACTGAGTTCTATCGGCGATTCATCGCACAAAACTAAAAGGAGTAACTATCATGTCTATTCGAAAACTAACTACTATGGCTTTATTAGTAGCTATTGCAGTAGCAGGCTCTATTTTTGTCTCCATTCCAACTGGCATTGCACGTGCCTATCCTGTACAACATGCGATCAACGTCATCTGTGCCATTCTATTAGGTCCTATGCCTTCTATCGTCGTTGCTATAGTTACAGCATTGATTCGTATCTTAACAGGCACAGGCTCCCTTTTAGCGATTCCTGGAAGCGTCATCGGTGCAGCATGTGCGGCCTTTGCTTATAAATACAGTCGC
Proteins encoded in this region:
- the thiW gene encoding energy coupling factor transporter S component ThiW, which gives rise to MSIRKLTTMALLVAIAVAGSIFVSIPTGIARAYPVQHAINVICAILLGPMPSIVVAIVTALIRILTGTGSLLAIPGSVIGAACAAFAYKYSRSNWLAGAGEVFGTGILASLVAVPYAQLFMGTSVGALFFMPAFFTSSLIGAVLGMMMASSLRKTAPHFLITK